Genomic segment of Serinicoccus hydrothermalis:
CTCGGGGGCCGACTGGATCGCGACCAACGACGACGCCACGCTCCCGACCGAGCGCGGGCAGGCTCCGGGCAACGGCTCCCTGGTCGCCGCTGTCGCGCACGCGACCGGGGCGACGCCGCTGGTCGTCGGCAAGCCGCACGCGCCGGCCTACCACGCGGCCCTGGACCGGCTGGGCACCTCGCCGGAGGACACGCTCATGGTGGGCGACCGGCTGGAGACCGACATCGCCGGGGCCGGGGCGACCGGGCTGCGCAGCGCCCTGGTGCTCACGGGCGTCTCGACGCGTGCGGAGGCGCGAGAGGCGCCGGAGGGACAACGACCGGACCGGGTCGCGGAGACGATGCTGGACCTGACCGACCTCTGGAGGACCACATGAGCGAGCAGCAGGGATCAGAGCAGCGCCCGAGGACCGGCGACGACACCGTCGACGCCGCCCTGGACCGGCTGGACCAGGCCCTCGCGCAGGACGACGAGGGCGCACCCGACGCCCTGGCCCGGGCCCACCGCGACCTGCAGCAGCGGTTGCACGACCCGTCTCCTGCCGGTCCAGGGACGAGCGACGGCTCACCAGCCGAGAGGTGAGCACCCGTCTGGACCGAGCCCTGGTGCAGCGCGGCCTGGCCCCGACCCGCACCCAGGCGCAGCTGCTGGTGCGGGACGGCCTCGTGCACGTCGACGGGGAGGAGACCCGGCGGGCGGCACACCCCGTCCCGGACGACGCAGAGATCACCGTCGTCGGTGCCGGGACGGGCACCGAGGCCGAGTGGGTGCGCCGCGGCTGGGTCGGGAGAGGGGCGGTCAAGCTCGCGGCCGCCCTCGAGGCCTGGCCGGATCTCGTCGTGCGGGGCCGCCGGTGCCTCGACGTGGGCGCGTCGACCGGGGGCTTCACCCAGGTGCTCCTCGAGCACGGGGCCGCGAGCGTGGTCGCGCTCGACGTGGGCCACGACCAGCTGGCGCAGGCGCTGCGGGACGACCCCCGCGTCCTCGACCTCTCGGGGGTCTCGGTCCGCGACGTCGACGAGGACGCCGTCGGCGGGCCGGTCGACGTGCTCGTCGGCGACCTGTCCTTCATCTCCCTGCGCCTGGTCCTGCCGGTCCTCGCCGGTCTCGTCCGGCGGGACGGAGACCTCGTCCTGCTCGTCAAGCCGCAGTTCGAGGTGGGGGCCGACGCCCTCGGGCGCGGCGGGGTGGTGCGCTCGGCACGCCAGCGCGAGGAGGTCCTGCTGGCCCTGGACGACGAGGCACGCCGGTGCGGCCTCGCGCCGCAGGACCTGCGGCGTTCCCCGCTGCGCGGGGGCACGGGCAACGTGGAGTTCCTCTGGCGGCTGCGCCGGTGCAGCCACCCCGCCCCCTGCCCTCCCTCAGCAGGCATGATGGGGTGCGGACCCGGGCGCACGCAGATGGCCGCCCTGGCACGCACCCGAGCACAGGAGGACGGATGAGTCGGCGCATCATGCTGGTCACCCATCCGACGCGCCCGGACATGCCCGAGCTCGCGGGCGTCTTCGCCGAGCGGCTGGGCCGTCACGGGATCGAGGTGGAGACCGTCCCGGAGGCCGACCCGACCCACCAGGTGGTCACCGACAGCGAGGTGGTCGCGCTCAAGAGCCCAGTGCCGCCGCACGTGGACGCGGCCGGGTGCGAGCTCGTCGTGGTGTTCGGCGGGGACGGCACGATCCTGCGCGGGGCGGAGATCGCACGACCCGCGGGGACACCGTTGCTCGGCGTCAACCTCGGCCGGGTGGGCTTCCTCGCCGAGGCGGAGAAGGACGACATCGCCGCGATCATCGAGCGCATCGTCGCGCGTGACTACCAGGTGGAGGAGCGGATGACCCTCGAGGTCGACGTCCTCCACGACGGCCGGGTGGTCTGCCACAACTGGGCGCTCAACGAGGCCAGCGTGGAGAAGTCCGCCCGCGAGCGGATGCTCGAGCTCGCCGTGGAGGTGGACGGACGGCCGCTGTCCACCTGGGGCTGCGACGGGGTCGTCATGGCGACGCCGACCGGCTCGACCGCGTATGCCTTCTCCGGCGGCGGGCCGGTCGTGTGGCCCGACGTGGAGGCCCTCTTGGTGGTGCCCATCTCGGCACACGCGCTCTTCGCCCGCCCGGTCGTGCTGAGCCCGGAGGCGCACCTCGCGGTCGAGGTCGTCCCGCACAGCCACGTCACCGGCGTCATGTGGTGCGACGGACGCCGCACCGTCGAGCTGCCGCCCGGCGCACGCATCGAGGTGCGCCGCTCGGACACGCCGGTCCGGCTGGCGCGGCTGGGGGTCGAACCGTTCACCGACCGTCTGGTCGCCAAGTTCGCCCTGCCCGTGTCCGGGTGGCGCGGTCCGGCGAGCGGCCCTCCCGGGGGGCGCCGGTGACGCTGCGCCGGATCCGCATCCAGCAGCTGGGCGTCATCGAGGAGGCCGAGCTCGACCTGGCCCCCGGCCTCAACGTCATCACGGGGGAGACCGGGGCCGGCAAGACCATGGTCGTCAGCGGTCTGGGCCTGCTGCTCGGCGAGCGGGCGGACGCCGGGCTCGTCCGTGCCGGGGCCGCGCGCGCCGTGGTCGAGGGTGAGGTCGACGTCCCCGAGGACCACCCGGCGGCCCGCCGCGTCACCGAGGCCGGCGGGGACGCCGCCGACGGTCTCATCCTCGTGCGCTCGGTGGCCGCCGAGGGGCGCTCCCGCGCCAGCGTCGGAGGCCGCAGCGCCCCGGTGTCGGTGCTCACCGAGGTCGGTGAGCACCTGGTCGCGGTGCACGGACAGGCCGACCAGTGGCGGCTGCGCAGCGCCGACCAGCACCGGGTCCTCCTGGACGCCGCGGGCGGACCGGGGCTCGCCGGGGCAGCGCAGCGGTATGCCGCGGCGTGGGACAACTGGCAGGAGAGCCGGCGGCGGCTGCACGAGCTGGGGCGGACCTCCACCGAGCGTTCGCTGCGGGTCGGGGCGCTGCGCCGTGCCCTGGAGGAGATCGAGCAGGTCGACCCGCGGCCGGGCGAGGAGGACGCCCTCCGCCTCGAGGCGGACCGGCTCACCCACGCCGAGGACCTGCGCCGCGCGGCGCAGGAGGCGCACGAGGCGCTGGCCGGTGCGGATCCTGCGAGCGCCGCGACCGAGGCGCCCTCGGTCGCCTCGCTGCTCGCCACCGCCACGGACGCGCTCACCCCGGCCGCGGGGCACGACGAGGAGCTCGCGGCGCTCCTGGCCCGGGTCCGCGAGCTGGCCTACCTCGCCACCGACCTGGCCCCGGACCTCGCGGCCTACGCCTCGGGCGTCGAGGTCGACCCGGAGCGGCTGGATGCCGTGCACGCCCGGCGGGCCGAGCTGACCGGTCTCCTGCGGCGCTACGGCACGTCCGCGGAGGAGGTGCTGCGCTTCGCCCAGCAGGCGGCCGCGGAGCTGGACGAGATCGACGTCTCCGACGACGACCTGGCGGAGCTGCGGGCACGCAGCGAGCACCTGCGGGGCGAGGTCGCGCGGGCGGGTCAGGAGCTCAGCACGCTGCGTGCGGAGACCGCGCGACGGGTGGGGGAGGCCGTCACCGAGGAGCTGGCCCACCTGGCCATGGGTTCGGCGACCGTCGTGGTCGACGTCGCTCACCGCGCGGCCGGGCACGAGGCCGGGCACAAGGACAGGGACGGCGGCAGCGACGGCGAGGACGCCGCCGACGACGGGACGGCGGACCCGGCAACGGCCAGCGGCGGGGAGGCGTCCGGCAGCACGGTCGAGCTCGTGGACGGCGCCCGGGTGCGCGCCTGGCGGCACGGTCTCGACGTCGTCGAGATCCGGCTCGCCGCCAACCCCGGGGCCCCGGCACGCTCGGTGACCCGCGCCGCGTCCGGCGGTGAGCTCTCGCGGGTCATGCTCGCGCTGGAGCTGGTGTGCGGTGCCGGGGCGGCGCCGACCTACGTCTTCGACGAGGTGGACGCCGGTGTCGGGGGCGCGGCGGCCCTGGACCTCGGGGCCCGCCTCGCGCGGCTGGCCCGGCAGGCCCAGGTCGTGGTGGTCACCCACCTGGGGCAGGTGGCCGCGTATGCCGACCAGCACCTGGTCGTCCGCAAGAGCACGGACGGCCAGGTCACGAGCAGCGGCGTCGTCGTCGTGGACGGCCCGGAGCGGGAGGCCGAGCTGGCCCGCATGCTGGGCGGCGTGGCCGACTCGGGTGCCGCCCTCGAGCACGCCCGGGAGCTGCTCGCGCAGCGTGGCGCCGTGGGTGCCGGATGAACGGGCGACGATCCCGGTCCCCCGACCCCGACGTGCCGCTGAGCGGCACGGTGCGGGTGGACCCGCGCACCAAGCGGCTCACCTCCCGCCTGCAGGCGGGCGACGTCGCCGTCATCGACCACGCCGACCTCGACCAGGTGAGCGCCAACGCGCTGGTCGCCTGCCGCCCGGCGGCGGTCGTCAACGCCGCCGCCTCGACGACCGGGGCCTACCCCAACATGGGCCCGCAGATCCTCCTGGACGCCGGCATACCCCTGCTCGACGCCGCCGGACCGGAGGTCATGAGCCTCGAGGAGGGCTCGCACGCCACCGTCGTCGGCGACCAGGTGCGCGTCGACGGCGTCGTCGTCGCCGAGGCGACCCGCCTGACCGCGGACATGGTCGCGCAGAGTCGGGAACGGGCCCGCGACAACCTGTCGGAGCAGATCGAGGCCTTCTCCCACAACACGATGGAGTACGTCCGGGCCGAGCGGGAGCTCCTGCTGGACGGGATCGGGATCCCCGAGCTGCGCACCGACTTCACCGGGCGGTACGCGCTCGTCGTCGTGCGCGGCTACCACTACAAGGAGGACCTGCAGACGCTGCGTCCCTTCCTGCGCGAGGCCCGGCCCGTGCTCATCGGGGTCGACGGCGGTGCGGACGCGCTGCTGGAGATGGGGCACCGCCCCGACCTGGTCGTCGGCGACATGGACTCGGTCTCCGACGCCGCGCTCACCAGCGGCGCCGAGCTCGTGGTCCACGCCTACCGCGACGGGCGTGCCCCCGGCCTGGAGCGCGTCGAGGCCCTGGGCGTGACCGACGCCGTCGTCCTGCCCGCACCGGGGACCAGCGAGGACATCGCCATGCTCATCGCCGACGAGCTCGGTGCCGAGCTCATCGTGGCGGTCGGCAGCCACGCCACGCTGGTCGAGTTCCTCGACAAGGGCCGCCAGGGGATGGCCAGCACCTTCCTCACCCGGCTGCGGGTCGGCAGCAAGCTCGTCGACGCCAAGGGGGTGAGCCTGCTCTACCGCTCCCGCGTCCCTGCCGTGTCCCTGGTATGGCTGGTGCTGGCGGGTCTGCTCGCCCTGCTGGTGGCGCTGGCCGTCACCCCCGGCGGACGGGCCCTGCTCGGGGTGCTGGCCGTACGATGGGACGACGTCTGGGCTTGGATCGAGGGGCTGTTCTGAAACGTGGTCGACTTCCGCTACCACCTGGTGTCGCTCGTCGCGGTCTTCATCGCGCTGGCGATCGGGATCGTGCTGGGGGCCGGTCCGCTGCGTGAGGGCATCTCGCAGCGGCTCGACGACGAGGTGGCCGAGCTGCGCACCGAGCGCACCGAGCTGCGCAGCGAACTGGACGTCCAGTCCCGGCAGGCCAGCGCCAAGGACGAGGCGGTCGACCTGCTCAGCCCGCGCGGGGTCGCGGGCACGCTCAACGGCATCAGGGTCGGGCTGGTGCTCCTGCCCGGCGCGGACCGCAACCACGTCGCCCAGCTCGAGGATCGGGTGGCGGACGCCGGCGGCACGCTCGCCGTGCAGGTGGAGGTGGACCAGTCCTTCGAGGCCGGCGACGCCGACCCCGAGGTGCTCGCCGAGGCCGGGTCGCGCCTGGCGCTGCCGGAGGGCGACGGAGGGTCGGACGACGACGCCTCCGGCCCGGGCCAGGTGCTCGCCGCGACGCTGGCCGGCGCTGACCGCGAGGGCGAGGCCGGCGCGTGGCTGGCAGCGGGGGAACGGCTGCGGGACGAGGGATGGATCGACGTGGAGTGGCAGGACGCGCAGGCCCCGGTCACCGACCGCCGGCCGCCGGAGGTGCTGCTCGTCGTGGGCGGTGGGCTGAGCGCGGCCGAGCTCGCGCCCGAGGACGACGCCGCGCAGGACCGGCTGGCGGTCCGCGAGGAGCTCGTCGAGGGACTGGTCCAGCTGGACGTGCCGCTCGTGGTGGCCGCAGCCGGGACCGAGGCCGGGGCGCTCACCGAGGGTGGGGGCCAGGACGGCCTGGTCAGCGCCGTGCGCGACGACGGCGCGCTGCGTGGCGAGGTCTCGACGGTGGACGACCTCGAGGGCGCCAGCGGGCGCGCGGCCGCCGTGCTGGCGCTGGCCTGGGAGCTCCAGGACGAGTCCGGGCACTACGGGCTCGGTGAGGACGCGCAGTCGCCGGTCCCGGCGCCACCACCGCTGCGGCTGACGTCGGTCCCGGGAACAGGGCAGGAGCCGCCGGCCTCCGACCCGGTGCCCGCCGACCCCGCGTCGACGACCGCGCCGTGAGGCCGGGGCCGCCACCGCGCCTCGTGAGCGGGATCGCCGGCGCGGGCTCCGCCGCGCTCTCGGCCGCGGTGATGCGTGCCGAGCGGCGCGGCCGGCTCCCCGGCGGCGGCTCACGATGGGTGCGACGCAACCACCGGGGTGACGAGGTCACCCTGGTCGAGGGGCTGGCCCTCGGGGGCGGGGTCGCGGCACCGCTGGTGCTCCTCGACCCGCCGGTCGCGGCCGCGGTCCTCCTGGCGGGGGCCGCCGGCGCGGTGGACGACCTGGGCGCCGGGGGACAGGCCGACGTCAAGGGCCTGCGCGGCCACCTCGGCGCCCTGCGCCGCGGCGAGCTGACGACCGGGGCGCTGAAGATCGCGGTCCTCGGCGCGGCCGGGACGGTCGTCGCGGTGGCCGGCGACCGGCATACCTCCTCCGGGACGGCGGCCGCGAGGGTGGCGACGGCCGGGCTCGTGGCCGGCGGCGCCAACCTGGCCAACCTGCTCGACCTGCGACCCGGCCGCGCCCTCAAGGCCGGGCTGCTCGTGGCCGCCCCGTTGGCCGGCCGCCCGCCCGCGGCGGCCGTGCTCGGCGCCACGCTCGCCCTGCTGCCGGAGGACCTGCGCGGACGGACGATGCTCGGGGACACCGGGGCCAACGCCCTGGGTGCGGCCCTCGGGGCGGCGGCCGCGAGGGCGCTGCCGCCGGCCGGACGCTGGGGCGCCCTGGCCGCCGTCACCGCGCTGACGCTCGCGAGCGAGCGGGTGAGCTTCACCCGGGTCATCGAGTCCACCCCCGTCCTGCGGGAGCTGGACGCCTGGGGCCGCCGGTGAGCGGGGCCCCCAGCGCCCGGATCGGGGGGCAGCACCTGCTGGCCGCCGCCGGCCTCGTCGCCGCCCTCACCCTGCTCTCCCGCGTCGTCGGCGTCGCCCGCTGGTTCGCCTTCTCCAGCAGCGTCGGCACGACCTGCGTGGGGCAGGTCTACGCGACGGTCAACCAGATCCCCAACGTGCTCTTCGAGATCGCCGCCGGCGGTGCCCTGGCCGCCGTGGCGGTGCCGCTCGTGGCACGGCACCTGCACCGGGGCGAGGAGGAGCTGGCGGACCGGACCGCCTCCGCGCTGCTCGGCTGGACCCTGGTCGTGCTGCTGCCGCTCACGCTGGTCGTCGCCCTGGCGGCCGGGCCGCTCGCCGGGGCGCTGCTGGCCGCGCAGACCGAGGGCCCGGTGTGCAGCGCCGAAGACCTGCGGGCGGCAGGCCGCCTCATGCTGCTGCTCTTCGCCCCGCAGGTGCTGCTCTACGGGCTGGGCATCGTCCTCACCGGGGTGCTGCAGGCCCACCGCCGCTTCCTCGCGGCGGCCCTGGCCCCGCTGCTCTCGAGCGTGGTGGTCATCGCCACCTACCTCCTCTTCGGGCTCGCCTACGACCCCGCGGTCCCGGTCGCCGATCTCCCCCGCAGCGGTCTGGTCCTGCTCGCCCTCGGCACCACGCTCGGGGTCGCGGCGCTGAGCCTGCCGCTGCTCCTCCCGGTGTCCCGCCTCGGGGTGCGGTGGCGGCCCACGCTGCGCTTCCCCGAGGGCTCGGGCCGGGTCGCGGGTGCGCTCGCGGTGGCGGGCCTGGTCACCGTCGGCGCCCAGCAGGTCTTCACCGTCGTGGTCCTCGTCGTGGGCAACAGCGTGGGAGTGGGCGCCGTCCCGGTGTGGACCTACGCCCAGACCGTCTACCTGCTGCCCTACGCCGTGCTCGTCGTGCCGCTGGCCACCGCGGCCTTCCCGCGGCTGACGGCGGACCGCAGCGAGGCCACCGTGACCCTGCGGCGCACCACGCGGGCGGTCGTGGTGGGTGCGCTCGCCGGTGCCGCGGCGCTCGTCGCGGCCCGGCGCGAGGTGGGCCAGGTCTTCCTCTCCCACGACCGGGGTGCCGAGGGTGCCGGCCGTGCCACGCTGGAGGCGCTGCCCACGACGCTGGCGGCCCTGGCGCCGGGGCTGCTCGGCTTCGGTCTCGTCGCGCTCCTCACCCGGGCCCTGTATGCCGTGGGCCGGCCGGGGTGGGCCGCCGCCGGTGCCGGTGGTGGCTGGGTGCTGGCGGCCGTCGTCGGTCTCGCGGTCTCCGGTCCGGCGGCCGAGGCGGGGGTCGGGGGAGTCCTGCTCCTCCTGGCGCTCGCCTCCTCCGCCGGGATGCTCGTCTCGGGCGGGGTGCTGCTGACGCTGACCGCCCGGGCGTGGGGCGGCGCCGTCCTCGCCGGCCTGGCGCGCACGGCGGTCGTGGCTCTCGCGGGGACGGGCCTGGGCGTGGGCGTGGCCCAGATCCTCCCGGTCGACGCGCAGACCCTGCCGGCGGCCCTCGCCTGGGGCACGGTGCGCGGGCTGCTCGCGATGGCGTGCGTGGCCGTGGCGGTGGCCCTCCTGGACCGGGAGACGTGGTCCCTCGTGCGCGAGCGGGTCCTGCGCCGTGCGGGCCGTGGAGAGGGTGGCTGAGGTGCGCGTCCTGCTCGTGACCGCGGTCGTGGCCGGCGGGGTCGGCCGCCACGTGCGCCAGCTCGCGGACGACCTCGTGGCCGCCGGCCAGGACGTCGTCGTCGCCTGCCCCGCAGCGGTCGCCGAGGCCTTCGACATGGCCGCGTCCGGCGCCCGGGTGGCGGAGCTCGACGTGGGTACCACCCGCCCGGCGCAGCTGGCCGCCACGCACCGGGCACTGCGCCGGCTGCTGCGCGGTGCCGACGTCGTGCACGCGCACGGTGTGCGCGCCGGGGCGGCGATGGCGCTCGCCTCGTCGGGCCTCCGCTCCCGTCCGCAGCTGGTCGTCACCACCCACAACGGGCCACCACCCGGCAGGGCGGCGGCGCTGGTCTACGAGGGCCTGGAGCGGCTCGTCTGCCGCCGCGCCGACCTCGTGCTCACCGTCTCCGACGACCTGGCGGTGCGCGCGCGGCAGCGTGGCGCGCGCGCCGTGGCCACCGCCGTCGTCCCGTCGTCGGCGGCGGCGCCGGTCGACGACGCCGCCCGGCGAAGGGCGGGGGAGGACCTGCGCGCGGAGCTGGGCCTGGCCCGCGGTGTGCCGGTCGTCGTCACGGCGGGGCGGCTGGCGGAGCAGAAGCGGGTGGACGCGGTGGTCCGGGCGCACCACCGGCTCGTGGCCGACTCCCCGGCCGGCGGTCCGCCCCCCGTCCTGCTCGTCGTCGGTGACGGACCGCTGGAGGGCCGGTTGCGGGCTCTCGCCGCCACCGGTCCCGGGGACGTGCGCCTCCTCGGCCGGCGCGCCGACGTGCCCCGTCTGCTCGCGGGTGCCGACGTCGTCGTCTCCGCCGCCCGGTGGGAGGGTCAGCCGCTGGTGCTGCAGGAGGCGCTGGCCGCCGGCGCCCCCGTCGTCGCCACGGACGTCGGCGGCACGGCCGCGCTGCTGGACGGTGCCGGGCTCCTCGTCGCCGGCGACGACGACGGGCTCGCCACCCGGCTGGCCACCGCCGTCCGCGACCTGCTCGACGACCCCGGCGCCCGGGCGGCCCTCGGCGAGCGCGCCCGACGCAGGGCCGCCCGGCTGCCCACCCGGCGGGACGCCCTCGCCGCGGTGCTCCGGGCATACCGGCGGGTCGTCGGTGGGTGACCGGACGCCACGCCGTGTGCGGACCCCTTCGCCGGACGCCGCGCCGGTCACGTAGACTGCAAGCCCGTGGCGGAGACGACGACGAAGCACATCTTTGTGACCGGAGGCGTCGCCTCCTCGCTCGGGAAGGGACTGACGGCCTCGAGCCTGGGATTCCTGCTCCGCAGCCGGGGGCTGCGGGTGACGATGCAGAAGCTGGACCCCTACATCAACGTTGACCCGGGCACGATGAACCCGTTCCAGCACGGCGAGGTCTTCGTCACCGAGGACGGCGCCGAGTGCGACCTCGACATCGGGCACTACGAGCGCTTCCTCAACACCGACCTGTGGGGCCGCTCCAACGTCACCACCGGGCAGATCTACAACGACGTCATCGCCAAGGAGCGGCGCGGGGACTACCTCGGGGACACGGTGCAGGTCATCCCGCACATCACCAACGAGATCAAGGCCAGGATGCGGGCGGCCGCCGAGCGTCCCGAGGGGGAGCGCCCGGACATCATCATCACCGAGGTGGGCGGGACCGTCGGCGACATCGAGTCGCTGCCCTTCCTCGAGGCCGCGCGCCAGGTGCGCCACGACATCGGCCGCAGCAACGCCTTCTTCCTGCACGTCTCCCTCGTGCCCTACCTCGCGCCCAGCGGGGAGCTGAAGACCAAGCCGACCCAGCACTCGGTCGCAGCGCTGCGACAGGTCGGCATCGCGCCGGACGCGCTGGTGCTCCGCGCCGACCGGGAGATCCCGGCCGGGATCAAGCGCAAGATCTCGATGATGTGCGACGTCGACTCCGACGCGGTGGCCGCCTGCGTCGACGCCCCGTCGATCTACGACATCCCCAAGGTCCTGCACCGCGAGATGCTCGACGCGTATGTCGTGCGTCACCTGGGCCTGCCGTTCCGCGACGTCGACTGGTCGGCCTGGGACGCGCTGCTGGAGCGGGTGCACGAGCCGGAGCACCGGGTGGAGATCGCGCTGGTCGGCAAGTACGTCGACCTGCCCGACGCCTACCTCTCGGTCACCGAGGCGATGCGGGCCGGGGGCTTCCGGCACGACGCCAAGGTGGACATCCGCTGGGTGGCCTCGGACGAGTGCCGCACCGAGGCCGGCGCGACCCGGGCGCTGGCCGGGGTCGACGCGATCCTCGTGCCCGGCGGCTTCGGCGTGCGGGGGATCGAGGGCAAGGTCGGCGCGCTGCGCTGGGCCCGGGAGCGCCAGGTGCCGACCCTGGGCATCTGCCTGGGGCTGCAGGCCATGGTCATCGAGCACGCGCGCAACGTGGCGGGGATCGAGGGCGCGAGCTCGACCGAGTTCGACCCGGACAGCCCGGCGCCGGTCATCGCCACGATGGAGGAGCAGAAGTCCTTCGTCGAGGGCGCAGGCGACCTCGGCGGGACGATGCGCCTGGGGTCCTACCCCGCCGTGCTCACCGAGGGCTCGGTCGTCGCGCAGGCCTACGGCCAGACCGAGGTCACCGAGCGGCACCGGCACCGCTACGAGGTCAACAACGCCTTCCGGGACCAGCTCACCGACGCCGGTCTCGTCGTCAGCGGCCGGTCCCCGGACGGCGGGCTGGTGGAGTTCGTCGAGCTGCCCCGTGAGGTGCATCCCTACTACGTCTCGACCCAGGCCCACCCCGAGTTCAAGTCGCGCCCGGACCACGCGCACCCGCTCTTCGCCGGGCTCGTGGCCGCCGCGCTCGAGACGCAGCGCAGCCAGCGCCTGGTGGAGGTCGAGGGGCGCCAGCACCAGCACGCGCTGCCGGGAGCATGACGCTCGACGCGCCCAGGCTGGCGCTGGCGGAGCTGCGCGACCACCCCGGAACCCGGCCGGTGCGCCGCTCCGAGGTGGCCATGGAGGGTGCCGTCTGGAACGTCCACCGGGACGAGGTGGAGCTGGACGACGGGCCGGCGACGAGGGAGTACGTCCACCACACCGGTGCCGTCGCCGTGCTCGCGGTGCGCGAGGACCGGGGCGAGCCGGAGATCTTCGTCATCCGGCAGTACCGCCACCCGATCGGCGCCGAGGACTGGGAGATCCCGGCCGGCCTGCTCGACGTCGAGGGCGAGCCGCCGGTCGACGCCGCGCGGCGCGAGCTGGCCGAGGAGGCCGACCTGCGGGCCGAGCACTGGGAGCCGCTGGTCTCCTTCACGCCCTCCCCGGGCGGGCTCGACGAGACCATCCACACCTTCGTGGCGACCGACCTGTCCGACGTGCCGGTGGGGGAGCGGCACGCCCGCGCGGGCGAGGAGGCCGGTATGCCGACCGGCTGGGTGACCCTGCGCGACGCGG
This window contains:
- a CDS encoding TlyA family RNA methyltransferase; the protein is MSTRLDRALVQRGLAPTRTQAQLLVRDGLVHVDGEETRRAAHPVPDDAEITVVGAGTGTEAEWVRRGWVGRGAVKLAAALEAWPDLVVRGRRCLDVGASTGGFTQVLLEHGAASVVALDVGHDQLAQALRDDPRVLDLSGVSVRDVDEDAVGGPVDVLVGDLSFISLRLVLPVLAGLVRRDGDLVLLVKPQFEVGADALGRGGVVRSARQREEVLLALDDEARRCGLAPQDLRRSPLRGGTGNVEFLWRLRRCSHPAPCPPSAGMMGCGPGRTQMAALARTRAQEDG
- a CDS encoding NAD kinase encodes the protein MSRRIMLVTHPTRPDMPELAGVFAERLGRHGIEVETVPEADPTHQVVTDSEVVALKSPVPPHVDAAGCELVVVFGGDGTILRGAEIARPAGTPLLGVNLGRVGFLAEAEKDDIAAIIERIVARDYQVEERMTLEVDVLHDGRVVCHNWALNEASVEKSARERMLELAVEVDGRPLSTWGCDGVVMATPTGSTAYAFSGGGPVVWPDVEALLVVPISAHALFARPVVLSPEAHLAVEVVPHSHVTGVMWCDGRRTVELPPGARIEVRRSDTPVRLARLGVEPFTDRLVAKFALPVSGWRGPASGPPGGRR
- the recN gene encoding DNA repair protein RecN, which translates into the protein MARSGERPSRGAPVTLRRIRIQQLGVIEEAELDLAPGLNVITGETGAGKTMVVSGLGLLLGERADAGLVRAGAARAVVEGEVDVPEDHPAARRVTEAGGDAADGLILVRSVAAEGRSRASVGGRSAPVSVLTEVGEHLVAVHGQADQWRLRSADQHRVLLDAAGGPGLAGAAQRYAAAWDNWQESRRRLHELGRTSTERSLRVGALRRALEEIEQVDPRPGEEDALRLEADRLTHAEDLRRAAQEAHEALAGADPASAATEAPSVASLLATATDALTPAAGHDEELAALLARVRELAYLATDLAPDLAAYASGVEVDPERLDAVHARRAELTGLLRRYGTSAEEVLRFAQQAAAELDEIDVSDDDLAELRARSEHLRGEVARAGQELSTLRAETARRVGEAVTEELAHLAMGSATVVVDVAHRAAGHEAGHKDRDGGSDGEDAADDGTADPATASGGEASGSTVELVDGARVRAWRHGLDVVEIRLAANPGAPARSVTRAASGGELSRVMLALELVCGAGAAPTYVFDEVDAGVGGAAALDLGARLARLARQAQVVVVTHLGQVAAYADQHLVVRKSTDGQVTSSGVVVVDGPEREAELARMLGGVADSGAALEHARELLAQRGAVGAG
- the steA gene encoding putative cytokinetic ring protein SteA, with protein sequence MNGRRSRSPDPDVPLSGTVRVDPRTKRLTSRLQAGDVAVIDHADLDQVSANALVACRPAAVVNAAASTTGAYPNMGPQILLDAGIPLLDAAGPEVMSLEEGSHATVVGDQVRVDGVVVAEATRLTADMVAQSRERARDNLSEQIEAFSHNTMEYVRAERELLLDGIGIPELRTDFTGRYALVVVRGYHYKEDLQTLRPFLREARPVLIGVDGGADALLEMGHRPDLVVGDMDSVSDAALTSGAELVVHAYRDGRAPGLERVEALGVTDAVVLPAPGTSEDIAMLIADELGAELIVAVGSHATLVEFLDKGRQGMASTFLTRLRVGSKLVDAKGVSLLYRSRVPAVSLVWLVLAGLLALLVALAVTPGGRALLGVLAVRWDDVWAWIEGLF
- a CDS encoding copper transporter, coding for MVDFRYHLVSLVAVFIALAIGIVLGAGPLREGISQRLDDEVAELRTERTELRSELDVQSRQASAKDEAVDLLSPRGVAGTLNGIRVGLVLLPGADRNHVAQLEDRVADAGGTLAVQVEVDQSFEAGDADPEVLAEAGSRLALPEGDGGSDDDASGPGQVLAATLAGADREGEAGAWLAAGERLRDEGWIDVEWQDAQAPVTDRRPPEVLLVVGGGLSAAELAPEDDAAQDRLAVREELVEGLVQLDVPLVVAAAGTEAGALTEGGGQDGLVSAVRDDGALRGEVSTVDDLEGASGRAAAVLALAWELQDESGHYGLGEDAQSPVPAPPPLRLTSVPGTGQEPPASDPVPADPASTTAP
- a CDS encoding lipid II flippase MurJ — encoded protein: MSGAPSARIGGQHLLAAAGLVAALTLLSRVVGVARWFAFSSSVGTTCVGQVYATVNQIPNVLFEIAAGGALAAVAVPLVARHLHRGEEELADRTASALLGWTLVVLLPLTLVVALAAGPLAGALLAAQTEGPVCSAEDLRAAGRLMLLLFAPQVLLYGLGIVLTGVLQAHRRFLAAALAPLLSSVVVIATYLLFGLAYDPAVPVADLPRSGLVLLALGTTLGVAALSLPLLLPVSRLGVRWRPTLRFPEGSGRVAGALAVAGLVTVGAQQVFTVVVLVVGNSVGVGAVPVWTYAQTVYLLPYAVLVVPLATAAFPRLTADRSEATVTLRRTTRAVVVGALAGAAALVAARREVGQVFLSHDRGAEGAGRATLEALPTTLAALAPGLLGFGLVALLTRALYAVGRPGWAAAGAGGGWVLAAVVGLAVSGPAAEAGVGGVLLLLALASSAGMLVSGGVLLTLTARAWGGAVLAGLARTAVVALAGTGLGVGVAQILPVDAQTLPAALAWGTVRGLLAMACVAVAVALLDRETWSLVRERVLRRAGRGEGG
- a CDS encoding glycosyltransferase — its product is MRVLLVTAVVAGGVGRHVRQLADDLVAAGQDVVVACPAAVAEAFDMAASGARVAELDVGTTRPAQLAATHRALRRLLRGADVVHAHGVRAGAAMALASSGLRSRPQLVVTTHNGPPPGRAAALVYEGLERLVCRRADLVLTVSDDLAVRARQRGARAVATAVVPSSAAAPVDDAARRRAGEDLRAELGLARGVPVVVTAGRLAEQKRVDAVVRAHHRLVADSPAGGPPPVLLVVGDGPLEGRLRALAATGPGDVRLLGRRADVPRLLAGADVVVSAARWEGQPLVLQEALAAGAPVVATDVGGTAALLDGAGLLVAGDDDGLATRLATAVRDLLDDPGARAALGERARRRAARLPTRRDALAAVLRAYRRVVGG